DNA from Streptococcus parasuis:
ATGGAATTGATGTTTTAGAAATAATATCGGCGATTGGACCGGATGGAAGTTCAAAATGGTCAATATAGCCCTGTGCAGTTTGAATGTCTAATAATTGATTGTATTCTTGATTCCCGATTTCTTGAGGAATTTTCAATGTTAGCTCTGCTATATCCGCAAACGTACGAATGCGAAGGGAAAAGCGGTGGTTTTTCATGTCAAGATTCGGAGTATCAATGTAGTAGTTAGTTTGATAGATGGGGGTAACATCAGAAAATTCAGAGAGGAGTCGATTGTATTCTGATTTTGTTAATAAGGTTTTATACTCAATTTCGAGATGGTTTTTCATACAGAAAACCCTTTCATATGTTATAATAGATTCGTCTTTGTGTTATTCTAATACATTTTATTAGTTTTTACAAGAAAGGGGACCTTATGGAATTTAATTGGGAAGAATTTTTAGATCCCTATATTCAGACAGTGGGAGAATTAAAGATTAAATTAAGGGGTATTCGGAAACAATACCGCAAAGCCAATCGTCATTCTCCAATTGAATTTGTTACTGGTCGAGTTAAGCCGATTGAGTCTATTCAAGAGAAAATGGCGCTTAGGCACATTAAGTTGGAACATTTGGCTCAAGATATGCAAGATATTGCTGGCGTCCGTATTATGGTTCAATTTGTTGATGACATTGAAGAAGTGCTCTCCATTCTTCGCAAGCGTAAGGATATGCAAATTATTCATGAACGCGATTATATCAACAATATGAAGGCTTCCGGTTATCGTTCCTATCATGTCGTAATTGCTTATCCAGTAGATACTATTAATGGGAACGAAACGGTTTTAGCGGAGATTCAAATTCGTACTCTTTCAATGAATTTTTGGGCAACAATCGAACATTCGCTCAATTATAAGTATAAAGGAAATTTTCCTGAAGAAATTAAAAAACGATTAGAAGTTACAGCAAAGATAGCATATCAATTAGATGAGGAGATGCGAAAAATCCGCGACGACATTCAAGAAGCTCAGGCTCTCTTTGATCCTGGATATAGAAAATTGAATGATGGCGTTGGAAATAGCGATGATACAGATGAAGAATACAGGTAGAAAAAAAGTCGCATTGCTTGCAAGTCGCAATCCGAAAAGTGAGGCTGTGTCTAGAGAACTCTGGACACGATTGAAAGAAGAAAATTTTATTTTAACACCTAAAAATCCAGATATTGTTATTTCAATTGGGGGCGATGGCATGCTTTTATCAGCCTTTCATAAATATGAGAAGTTGATAGATCGGGTGCGTTTTGTCGGTATTCATACTGGGCATTTAGGATTTTATACGGATTATCGGGACTTTGAAGTTGAAAATCTTGTTGAAAATTTAAAATTAGATACGGGAGCGCGTGTTTCTTATCCAATTTTAAATGTAAAAGTGAAAATGACGGATGGAAGAATCGTTGAAATGAAAGCTCTCAACGAGGCGACTATCAAGCGCTTGTCTAAGACGATGGTAGCAGATATTATTATCAATAATGTGCCATTTGAACGTTTTCGTGGCGATGGTATTTCAGTTTCAACACCAACTGGTTCAACCGCCTATAATAAGTCACTTGGTGGAGCAGTATTGCACCCTACAATTGAGGCCTTGCAAATAGCTGAAGTGGCTAGTTTAAACAATCGTGTTTACAGGACACTTGGGTCTTCCATTGTTGTGCCGAAAAAAGACAAGATTGTCATTGAACCAAAACACAGTGATCGCTACTCCATTGCGGTGGATAATAAAACGATTGTCTACGACAACATTGATTGTATTGAGTATCAGATTGACAATAGCAAAATCCATTTTGTTGCGACACCTAGCCACACTAGTTTTTGGAATCGTGTTAAGGATGCCTTTATTGGAGAGGTGGAGTAATGCGATTTGATTTTGTTGCTGATCAGCACACAAAGGTGAAAACTTTTTTAAAGGCCCAAGGTGTTTCCAAAGGACTTTTGGCTAAAATTAAATATACAGGTGGTAGCATTTTGGTCAATGGTAGTGAACAGAATGCTACTTACTTGCTTGAAATCGGAGATAGCGTTACAATAAACATACCTGCGGAAGAAGATATCACTGGAAGTTTGAAACCGATTTCTTTTCCTTTGGATATTGTCTATGAGGATGAACATTTTTTAGCAATCAACAAGCCTGTTGGTTATGCCTCTATTCCTTCGATTCTGCATTCTTCTACAATTGCTAATTTCGTTAAAGGTTATTTAGTCGAACAAAAATATGAAAACAAACAAGTTCACATTGTAACGCGATTGGATCGAGATACATCTGGGCTGATGTTGTTTGCTAAGCATGGCTATGCCCATGCCCGATTAGATAAACAATTACAAGCGAAGCAAATTAGTAAGAGATATTTCGCTTTGATTCGAGGGGATGGGGAGTTAGAGCAAGAAGGGGATATTATTGCCCCTATTGGTCGACCAGAGGATAGTATTAT
Protein-coding regions in this window:
- a CDS encoding CYTH domain-containing protein — encoded protein: MKNHLEIEYKTLLTKSEYNRLLSEFSDVTPIYQTNYYIDTPNLDMKNHRFSLRIRTFADIAELTLKIPQEIGNQEYNQLLDIQTAQGYIDHFELPSGPIADIISKTSIPLNQLAVWGHLKTKRLEKETSIGLMALDENDYLGQTDYELEVEVSDAEEGKILFDEFLKKKSIQFKYASSKVARTAAQIKSAQ
- a CDS encoding NAD kinase; this encodes MKNTGRKKVALLASRNPKSEAVSRELWTRLKEENFILTPKNPDIVISIGGDGMLLSAFHKYEKLIDRVRFVGIHTGHLGFYTDYRDFEVENLVENLKLDTGARVSYPILNVKVKMTDGRIVEMKALNEATIKRLSKTMVADIIINNVPFERFRGDGISVSTPTGSTAYNKSLGGAVLHPTIEALQIAEVASLNNRVYRTLGSSIVVPKKDKIVIEPKHSDRYSIAVDNKTIVYDNIDCIEYQIDNSKIHFVATPSHTSFWNRVKDAFIGEVE
- a CDS encoding RluA family pseudouridine synthase; amino-acid sequence: MRFDFVADQHTKVKTFLKAQGVSKGLLAKIKYTGGSILVNGSEQNATYLLEIGDSVTINIPAEEDITGSLKPISFPLDIVYEDEHFLAINKPVGYASIPSILHSSTIANFVKGYLVEQKYENKQVHIVTRLDRDTSGLMLFAKHGYAHARLDKQLQAKQISKRYFALIRGDGELEQEGDIIAPIGRPEDSIITRCVTQNGKYAHTSYKLVQSWGNIHLVDIQLHTGRTHQIRVHFSHIGFPLLGDDLYGGSLECGIERQALHCHNLVFTNPFSAERVDLEAALPEDFQAVINQLKS
- a CDS encoding GTP pyrophosphokinase, which translates into the protein MEFNWEEFLDPYIQTVGELKIKLRGIRKQYRKANRHSPIEFVTGRVKPIESIQEKMALRHIKLEHLAQDMQDIAGVRIMVQFVDDIEEVLSILRKRKDMQIIHERDYINNMKASGYRSYHVVIAYPVDTINGNETVLAEIQIRTLSMNFWATIEHSLNYKYKGNFPEEIKKRLEVTAKIAYQLDEEMRKIRDDIQEAQALFDPGYRKLNDGVGNSDDTDEEYR